In Mycobacterium tuberculosis H37Rv, a single window of DNA contains:
- the mmpL7 gene encoding transmembrane transport protein MmpL7: MPSPAGRLHRIRYIRLKKSSPDCRATITSGSADGQRRSPRLTNLLVVAAWVAAAVIANLLLTFTQAEPHDTSPALLPQDAKTAAATSRIAQAFPGTGSNAIAYLVVEGGSTLEPQDQPYYDAAVGALRADTRHVGSVLDWWSDPVTAPLGTSPDGRSATAMVWLRGEAGTTQAAESLDAVRSVLRQLPPSEGLRASIVVPAITNDMPMQITAWQSATIVTVAAVIAVLLLLRARLSVRAAAIVLLTADLSLAVAWPLAAVVRGHDWGTDSVFSWTLAAVLTIGTITAATMLAARLGSDAGHSAAPTYRDSLPAFALPGACVAIFTGPLLLARTPALHGVGTAGLGVFVALAASLTVLPALIALAGASRQLPAPTTGAGWTGRLSLPVSSASALGTAAVLAICMLPIIGMRWGVAENPTRQGGAQVLPGNALPDVVVIKSARDLRDPAALIAINQVSHRLVEVPGVRKVESAAWPAGVPWTDASLSSAAGRLADQLGQQAGSFVPAVTAIKSMKSIIEQMSGAVDQLDSTVNVTLAGARQAQQYLDPMLAAARNLKNKTTELSEYLETIHTWIVGFTNCPDDVLCTAMRKVIEPYDIVVTGMNELSTGADRISAISTQTMSALSSAPRMVAQMRSALAQVRSFVPKLETTIQDAMPQIAQASAMLKNLSADFADTGEGGFHLSRKDLADPSYRHVRESMFSSDGTATRLFLYSDGQLDLAAAARAQQLEIAAGKAMKYGSLVDSQVTVGGAAQIAAAVRDALIHDAVLLAVILLTVVALASMWRGAVHGAAVGVGVLASYLAALGVSIALWQHLLDRELNALVPLVSFAVLASCGVPYLVAGIKAGRIADEATGARSKGAVSGRGAVAPLAALGGVFGAGLVLVSGGSFSVLSQIGTVVVLGLGVLITVQRAWLPTTPGRR, encoded by the coding sequence ATGCCTAGTCCGGCTGGCCGTCTACACAGAATTCGGTATATCCGTTTGAAAAAGTCCTCCCCGGACTGCCGCGCCACCATCACCAGCGGGTCAGCCGACGGTCAGCGAAGGTCACCCCGGCTCACCAACCTGCTCGTCGTCGCCGCCTGGGTTGCCGCGGCGGTGATCGCAAATCTGCTTCTCACGTTCACGCAAGCAGAACCGCACGACACCAGCCCGGCGCTGCTGCCACAAGATGCCAAGACAGCCGCCGCCACCAGCCGGATTGCGCAGGCTTTCCCCGGCACCGGTAGCAACGCTATCGCCTATCTCGTCGTGGAAGGCGGCAGCACGCTTGAGCCGCAGGACCAGCCTTACTACGACGCCGCCGTCGGTGCCCTGCGCGCCGACACCCGCCACGTGGGATCCGTCCTCGACTGGTGGTCAGATCCCGTCACCGCCCCGCTGGGAACCAGCCCCGACGGCCGCTCCGCTACGGCCATGGTGTGGCTGCGGGGCGAGGCGGGCACCACCCAAGCTGCCGAATCCCTCGATGCCGTCCGATCGGTGCTGCGCCAGTTACCGCCCAGTGAGGGGCTTCGCGCCAGCATCGTGGTCCCGGCAATCACCAACGACATGCCGATGCAGATAACCGCCTGGCAGAGCGCGACGATCGTGACCGTTGCGGCGGTGATCGCCGTCCTACTGCTGCTGCGGGCGCGCCTGTCGGTGCGGGCCGCGGCGATCGTGCTGCTGACCGCGGACTTGTCGCTTGCGGTGGCCTGGCCGCTGGCCGCGGTGGTGCGGGGACACGATTGGGGAACCGATTCGGTATTTTCTTGGACGCTGGCCGCGGTCCTGACGATCGGAACCATCACCGCAGCCACCATGCTGGCCGCGCGGCTCGGGTCCGACGCAGGTCATTCGGCCGCGCCCACATACCGCGACAGCCTGCCCGCGTTCGCCCTGCCCGGGGCGTGTGTCGCCATATTCACCGGCCCGCTGCTGCTGGCCCGAACCCCAGCGCTGCACGGAGTTGGCACTGCCGGGCTAGGTGTCTTTGTGGCACTTGCGGCTTCGTTGACGGTGCTGCCTGCCCTGATCGCGCTTGCCGGAGCGTCACGGCAGTTACCGGCACCAACCACGGGTGCCGGCTGGACAGGCCGGTTGTCGCTACCCGTCTCTTCTGCTTCGGCCCTGGGCACAGCGGCAGTGCTGGCGATCTGCATGCTACCCATCATCGGGATGCGGTGGGGTGTGGCCGAGAACCCGACAAGGCAAGGCGGCGCACAAGTCCTTCCGGGGAATGCGCTTCCCGATGTGGTGGTGATCAAATCCGCTCGGGACCTGAGGGACCCAGCCGCGCTCATCGCCATCAACCAGGTCAGCCACCGTCTGGTGGAGGTTCCCGGTGTGCGCAAGGTGGAGTCGGCGGCATGGCCGGCCGGTGTCCCGTGGACCGACGCCTCGCTCAGTTCCGCGGCCGGCAGGCTCGCCGACCAGCTGGGTCAGCAGGCCGGATCGTTCGTGCCGGCGGTGACTGCGATCAAATCGATGAAGTCCATAATCGAACAGATGAGCGGCGCGGTCGACCAACTGGACAGCACCGTGAACGTGACTCTCGCCGGGGCAAGGCAAGCACAGCAATACCTCGATCCCATGCTCGCCGCCGCGCGGAACCTCAAAAACAAAACCACCGAACTGTCGGAATACCTGGAAACGATCCACACCTGGATTGTCGGCTTCACAAACTGCCCCGACGACGTCCTGTGCACGGCCATGCGCAAGGTCATTGAACCCTACGACATCGTGGTCACCGGCATGAACGAGCTGTCCACTGGCGCCGACCGCATCTCCGCGATATCGACACAGACAATGAGCGCGTTGTCCTCGGCACCGCGGATGGTGGCGCAGATGCGGTCGGCGCTAGCACAGGTGCGCTCGTTCGTACCCAAGCTGGAAACAACCATCCAGGACGCCATGCCGCAAATAGCGCAGGCGTCGGCGATGCTGAAGAATCTCAGCGCCGATTTCGCCGATACCGGTGAGGGCGGCTTCCACCTGTCCAGGAAGGACCTGGCGGACCCGTCGTACCGGCACGTACGGGAATCGATGTTCTCGTCAGACGGAACCGCCACCCGGCTGTTCCTCTATTCTGACGGACAACTGGACCTTGCTGCGGCAGCACGCGCGCAGCAGCTCGAGATCGCCGCGGGCAAGGCGATGAAATACGGAAGCCTGGTCGACAGCCAGGTCACGGTGGGTGGGGCCGCGCAAATAGCCGCGGCTGTCCGCGATGCCCTCATCCACGATGCTGTGCTACTGGCCGTTATCTTGCTCACGGTAGTGGCTCTGGCCAGCATGTGGCGCGGTGCCGTCCACGGTGCTGCGGTTGGCGTGGGTGTGCTGGCCTCTTACCTCGCCGCCCTGGGGGTCTCGATTGCACTGTGGCAACACCTACTGGATCGCGAGCTCAACGCCTTGGTCCCGCTGGTGTCGTTCGCCGTCCTCGCTTCGTGCGGCGTCCCGTATCTCGTTGCCGGCATCAAAGCCGGTCGTATCGCCGACGAGGCAACGGGTGCGCGGTCCAAGGGGGCGGTATCCGGGCGGGGAGCGGTTGCGCCGCTTGCGGCGCTCGGTGGCGTATTCGGCGCTGGCCTGGTGCTGGTGTCGGGAGGTTCCTTCAGCGTGCTCAGTCAGATTGGCACGGTTGTTGTGCTCGGTCTGGGCGTGCTGATCACGGTGCAGCGAGCGTGGCTTCCGACCACGCCAGGGCGGCGTTGA
- the mas gene encoding multifunctional mycocerosic acid synthase encodes MESRVTPVAVIGMGCRLPGGINSPDKLWESLLRGDDLVTEIPPDRWDADDYYDPEPGVPGRSVSRWGGFLDDVAGFDAEFFGISEREATSIDPQQRLLLETSWEAIEHAGLDPASLAGSSTAVFTGLTHEDYLVLTTTAGGLASPYVVTGLNNSVASGRIAHTLGLHGPAMTFDTACSSGLMAVHLACRSLHDGEADLALAGGCAVLLEPHASVAASAQGMLSSTGRCHSFDADADGFVRSEGCAMVLLKRLPDALRDGNRIFAVVRGTATNQDGRTETLTMPSEDAQVAVYRAALAAAGVQPETVGVVEAHGTGTPIGDPIEYRSLARVYGAGTPCALGSAKSNMGHSTASAGTVGLIKAILSLRHGVVPPLLHFNRLPDELSDVETGLFVPQAVTPWPNGNDHTPKRVAVSSFGMSGTNVHAIVEEAPAEASAPESSPGDAEVGPRLFMLSSTSSDALRQTARQLATWVEEHQDCVAASDLAYTLARGRAHRPVRTAVVAANLPELVEGLREVADGDALYDAAVGHGDRGPVWVFSGQGSQWAAMGTQLLASEPVFAATIAKLEPVIAAESGFSVTEAITAQQTVTGIDKVQPAVFAVQVALAATMEQTYGVRPGAVVGHSMGESAAAVVAGALSLEDAARVICRRSKLMTRIAGAGAMGSVELPAKQVNSELMARGIDDVVVSVVASPQSTVIGGTSDTVRDLIARWEQRDVMAREVAVDVASHSPQVDPILDDLAAALADIAPMTPKVPYYSATLFDPREQPVCDGAYWVDNLRNTVQFAAAVQAAMEDGYRVFAELSPHPLLTHAVEQTGRSLDMSVAALAGMRREQPLPHGLRGLLTELHRAGAALDYSALYPAGRLVDAPLPAWTHARLFIDDDGQEQRAQGACTITVHPLLGSHVRLTEEPERHVWQGDVGTSVLSWLSDHQVHNVAALPGAAYCEMALAAAAEVFGEAAEVRDITFEQMLLLDEQTPIDAVASIDAPGVVNFTVETNRDGETTRHATAALRAAEDDCPPPGYDITALLQAHPHAVNGTAMRESFAERGVTLGAAFGGLTTAHTAEAGAATVLAEVALPASIRFQQGAYRIHPALLDACFQSVGAGVQAGTATGGLLLPLGVRSLRAYGPTRNARYCYTRLTKAFNDGTRGGEADLDVLDEHGTVLLAVRGLRMGTGTSERDERDRLVSERLLTLGWQQRALPEVGDGEAGSWLLIDTSNAVDTPDMLASTLTDALKSHGPQGTECASLSWSVQDTPPNDQAGLEKLGSQLRGRDGVVIVYGPRVGDPDEHSLLAGREQVRHLVRITRELAEFEGELPRLFVVTRQAQIVKPHDSGERANLEQAGLRGLLRVISSEHPMLRTTLIDVDEHTDVERVAQQLLSGSEEDETAWRNGDWYVARLTPSPLGHEERRTAVLDPDHDGMRVQVRRPGDLQTLEFVASDRVPPGPGQIEVAVSMSSINFADVLIAFGRFPIIDDREPQLGMDFVGVVTAVGEGVTGHQVGDRVGGFSEGGCWRTFLTCDANLAVTLPPGLTDEQAITAATAHATAWYGLNDLAQIKAGDKVLIHSATGGVGQAAISIARAKGAEIFATAGNPAKRAMLRDMGVEHVYDSRSVEFAEQIRRDTDGYGVDIVLNSLTGAAQRAGLELLAFGGRFVEIGKADVYGNTRLGLFPFRRGLTFYYLDLALMSVTQPDRVRELLATVFKLTADGVLTAPQCTHYPLAEAADAIRAMSNAEHTGKLVLDVPRSGRRSVAVTPEQAPLYRRDGSYIITGGLGGLGLFFASKLAAAGCGRIVLTARSQPNPKARQTIEGLRAAGADIVVECGNIAEPDTADRLVSAATATGLPLRGVLHSAAVVEDATLTNITDELIDRDWSPKVFGSWNLHRATLGQPLDWFCLFSSGAALLGSPGQGAYAAANSWVDVFAHWRRAQGLPVSAIAWGAWGEVGRATFLAEGGEIMITPEEGAYAFETLVRHDRAYSGYIPILGAPWLADLVRRSPWGEMFASTGQRSRGPSKFRMELLSLPQDEWAGRLRRLLVEQASVILRRTIDADRSFIEYGLDSLGMLEMRTHVETETGIRLTPKVIATNNTARALAQYLADTLAEEQAAAPAAS; translated from the coding sequence ATGGAATCACGTGTCACTCCCGTTGCGGTGATCGGGATGGGATGTCGGCTTCCTGGGGGGATCAACTCGCCCGACAAACTGTGGGAGTCGTTGCTGCGCGGTGATGACTTGGTCACCGAGATTCCGCCCGACCGCTGGGACGCCGACGACTATTACGACCCTGAGCCAGGGGTTCCCGGGCGGTCGGTGTCCCGGTGGGGTGGGTTCCTTGACGACGTCGCCGGTTTCGATGCTGAGTTCTTCGGGATTAGCGAGCGGGAAGCGACCTCGATCGATCCGCAGCAGCGGCTACTGCTGGAAACGTCGTGGGAGGCGATCGAGCATGCTGGTCTGGATCCGGCGTCGTTGGCCGGGTCCTCGACGGCCGTTTTTACTGGGCTGACCCACGAGGACTACCTGGTACTCACCACAACGGCGGGCGGTTTGGCCAGTCCATATGTGGTTACCGGCCTCAACAACAGTGTGGCGTCAGGGCGGATCGCGCACACATTGGGTCTACATGGTCCGGCGATGACGTTTGACACCGCGTGTTCTTCGGGTCTGATGGCGGTGCACCTGGCCTGCCGCAGCCTGCATGACGGCGAAGCTGACCTCGCTTTGGCGGGCGGTTGTGCGGTGCTGCTGGAGCCGCATGCCAGTGTGGCGGCGTCTGCGCAGGGCATGCTGTCGTCAACCGGTCGGTGCCATTCATTCGATGCTGACGCGGATGGGTTTGTGCGTTCCGAGGGCTGCGCGATGGTGTTGCTGAAGCGACTGCCGGATGCGCTGCGCGACGGTAATCGGATCTTCGCCGTGGTGCGTGGCACGGCCACCAATCAGGACGGCCGCACGGAGACGCTCACCATGCCGTCCGAGGACGCCCAGGTTGCCGTGTACCGTGCGGCGTTGGCGGCGGCGGGCGTGCAGCCCGAAACGGTCGGTGTGGTCGAGGCGCACGGCACCGGTACGCCAATCGGCGACCCGATTGAGTACCGCAGCCTGGCGCGGGTGTATGGCGCGGGCACCCCCTGCGCGCTTGGATCGGCCAAGAGCAACATGGGGCACAGCACGGCATCGGCGGGGACCGTCGGGCTGATCAAGGCAATTCTGTCACTGCGGCACGGGGTGGTGCCGCCGCTGCTGCATTTCAATCGGCTGCCCGATGAGCTTTCCGACGTCGAGACCGGGCTCTTTGTGCCGCAAGCGGTTACGCCGTGGCCCAACGGTAATGATCACACACCGAAGCGGGTCGCGGTGTCCTCGTTCGGGATGTCCGGGACCAACGTGCATGCCATCGTGGAAGAGGCCCCAGCAGAAGCTTCCGCACCCGAGAGTTCACCGGGCGACGCTGAGGTGGGCCCGCGGCTATTCATGCTGTCGTCCACGTCCAGCGACGCACTGCGCCAGACGGCCCGCCAACTAGCCACCTGGGTGGAAGAACACCAGGACTGCGTGGCGGCCTCGGATCTGGCCTACACGCTGGCGCGTGGCCGCGCGCACCGGCCGGTGCGCACCGCGGTGGTTGCCGCCAACCTGCCGGAGCTCGTCGAGGGTTTGCGCGAGGTGGCCGACGGTGACGCCCTCTATGACGCGGCGGTGGGACACGGTGATCGAGGACCGGTCTGGGTCTTCTCCGGGCAAGGGTCGCAGTGGGCGGCGATGGGCACGCAATTGCTCGCCAGCGAACCAGTGTTCGCGGCCACCATCGCCAAGCTGGAGCCGGTGATCGCCGCAGAATCGGGATTCTCGGTGACCGAGGCGATAACGGCGCAGCAGACCGTGACCGGAATCGACAAAGTGCAGCCGGCAGTGTTCGCCGTTCAGGTCGCGTTGGCCGCCACCATGGAGCAAACCTACGGAGTGCGGCCGGGCGCGGTCGTCGGACACTCGATGGGTGAGTCGGCCGCGGCCGTCGTCGCGGGGGCACTGTCGCTCGAGGACGCGGCGCGCGTCATTTGCCGCCGCTCGAAGCTGATGACCCGCATAGCCGGTGCTGGTGCCATGGGCTCGGTGGAATTGCCCGCCAAGCAAGTGAATTCGGAGCTGATGGCACGCGGAATCGACGATGTTGTGGTCTCGGTGGTGGCGTCCCCGCAATCCACGGTGATCGGCGGTACGAGCGACACCGTTCGTGACCTCATCGCCCGTTGGGAGCAGCGGGACGTGATGGCGCGCGAGGTGGCCGTCGACGTGGCGTCGCACTCGCCTCAAGTCGATCCGATACTCGACGATTTGGCCGCGGCGCTGGCGGACATTGCTCCGATGACGCCCAAGGTGCCGTACTACTCGGCGACCCTGTTCGACCCGCGCGAGCAGCCGGTGTGCGATGGCGCTTACTGGGTGGACAATCTGCGCAACACGGTGCAGTTCGCCGCGGCGGTGCAGGCTGCGATGGAGGACGGCTACCGGGTCTTCGCGGAGCTGTCGCCCCACCCGCTGCTTACCCACGCCGTCGAACAGACGGGCCGAAGCCTCGACATGTCGGTCGCCGCCCTGGCCGGCATGCGGCGAGAGCAGCCTCTGCCGCATGGTCTGCGCGGCTTGCTGACGGAGCTGCACCGCGCGGGCGCCGCTTTGGACTATTCGGCGCTGTATCCCGCTGGGCGGCTGGTGGATGCGCCGCTGCCGGCGTGGACCCACGCCCGCCTATTCATCGACGATGATGGGCAAGAACAGCGGGCACAAGGTGCCTGCACCATCACCGTGCATCCGTTGCTTGGCTCGCATGTGCGGCTGACTGAGGAACCTGAGCGCCACGTCTGGCAGGGCGACGTTGGCACCTCGGTGCTGTCCTGGCTCAGCGATCATCAGGTGCATAACGTTGCCGCCCTTCCCGGCGCCGCCTACTGCGAGATGGCTTTGGCTGCGGCCGCTGAGGTCTTCGGCGAAGCGGCTGAGGTTCGCGACATCACCTTTGAGCAGATGTTGTTGCTCGACGAGCAGACCCCGATCGACGCCGTCGCATCGATCGACGCGCCTGGTGTCGTCAACTTCACCGTGGAGACCAACCGGGACGGTGAAACCACCCGGCATGCCACCGCGGCGCTGCGCGCCGCCGAAGATGACTGCCCGCCGCCGGGGTACGACATCACCGCTCTGCTGCAGGCGCATCCGCACGCCGTGAACGGGACCGCCATGCGGGAATCGTTCGCCGAGCGTGGTGTTACTTTGGGCGCCGCGTTCGGTGGTCTGACCACCGCGCATACCGCCGAGGCGGGAGCCGCGACGGTGCTGGCCGAGGTCGCGCTGCCCGCGTCGATCCGGTTCCAGCAGGGCGCCTACCGAATCCACCCGGCGCTGCTGGACGCTTGTTTCCAGTCGGTCGGCGCGGGCGTCCAGGCCGGTACGGCCACTGGTGGCCTGCTGTTGCCGTTGGGTGTGCGCAGCCTGCGTGCCTACGGGCCTACCCGCAATGCCCGCTACTGCTACACGCGGTTGACCAAGGCCTTCAACGACGGGACCCGAGGTGGTGAGGCCGACCTCGACGTGCTGGACGAGCACGGGACCGTCCTGTTGGCCGTGCGTGGGCTACGCATGGGAACCGGGACCTCCGAACGCGACGAGCGTGACCGCCTAGTCAGCGAGCGGCTACTGACCCTCGGATGGCAGCAGCGAGCGCTGCCCGAGGTTGGCGACGGCGAGGCTGGATCGTGGCTATTGATCGACACTTCCAACGCCGTCGACACCCCCGACATGTTGGCTTCCACGTTGACGGACGCGCTGAAGTCCCACGGCCCCCAAGGCACCGAATGCGCCAGCCTGTCCTGGTCGGTCCAGGACACCCCGCCCAACGATCAAGCTGGCCTCGAAAAGCTGGGCAGCCAGCTGCGTGGCCGCGATGGTGTGGTGATCGTGTATGGGCCTCGCGTCGGCGACCCCGATGAGCACAGTCTGCTGGCCGGTCGTGAACAGGTCCGTCACCTGGTTCGGATCACCCGGGAACTGGCTGAATTCGAGGGCGAGCTGCCGCGCTTGTTCGTGGTGACCAGACAAGCCCAGATAGTGAAGCCGCACGACTCGGGAGAAAGAGCCAACCTGGAGCAGGCCGGCCTGCGTGGTCTGCTACGGGTGATCAGCAGTGAACATCCGATGCTGCGCACCACCTTGATCGATGTGGACGAACACACGGACGTTGAGCGGGTGGCCCAGCAGCTGCTGAGCGGATCGGAAGAGGACGAGACGGCCTGGCGGAATGGCGACTGGTATGTGGCCCGCTTGACCCCCAGTCCGCTGGGCCATGAAGAGCGGCGCACCGCGGTCTTGGATCCCGACCACGACGGTATGCGGGTGCAGGTCCGCAGGCCGGGAGACTTGCAAACGTTGGAATTCGTTGCGAGTGACCGAGTTCCGCCCGGCCCCGGGCAAATCGAAGTCGCGGTCAGCATGTCCAGCATCAACTTCGCCGACGTTTTGATCGCGTTTGGACGATTCCCCATTATCGATGACCGCGAGCCGCAGTTGGGTATGGATTTCGTCGGTGTGGTGACTGCGGTCGGGGAAGGTGTCACCGGTCACCAGGTCGGTGATCGTGTTGGCGGTTTCTCCGAAGGTGGCTGTTGGCGGACGTTCCTCACCTGTGACGCCAACCTCGCGGTCACGCTGCCGCCCGGCTTGACCGATGAGCAGGCGATCACGGCGGCCACCGCGCATGCCACCGCCTGGTATGGGCTCAACGACCTGGCTCAGATCAAGGCCGGTGACAAAGTGTTGATTCACTCCGCCACCGGCGGTGTGGGGCAGGCGGCCATATCGATTGCCCGCGCCAAGGGAGCGGAGATTTTCGCGACCGCCGGCAATCCCGCGAAGCGAGCCATGCTGCGCGACATGGGCGTCGAGCATGTCTACGATTCGCGCAGCGTCGAGTTCGCCGAGCAGATCCGGCGCGACACCGACGGGTACGGCGTGGATATCGTGCTGAACTCGCTGACCGGCGCCGCCCAACGTGCGGGGCTGGAGTTGTTGGCCTTCGGCGGACGCTTCGTCGAAATCGGCAAGGCCGACGTTTACGGCAACACCCGGCTGGGGCTGTTCCCGTTCCGTCGCGGACTGACCTTCTACTACTTGGACCTCGCGCTGATGTCGGTCACCCAGCCCGACCGGGTCCGTGAGTTGCTGGCCACGGTGTTCAAGCTCACCGCAGACGGGGTGCTGACCGCACCGCAATGCACTCATTACCCGTTGGCCGAGGCGGCCGACGCCATCCGGGCAATGAGCAACGCCGAGCACACCGGCAAACTCGTGCTCGACGTACCGCGTAGCGGCCGTAGAAGCGTGGCGGTCACCCCGGAGCAAGCTCCGCTGTACCGCCGCGACGGCTCCTACATCATCACCGGCGGCCTGGGTGGCCTCGGCCTGTTCTTCGCCTCGAAGCTGGCCGCGGCGGGCTGTGGCCGGATCGTGCTGACCGCACGTTCCCAGCCCAACCCCAAAGCGCGGCAGACCATCGAAGGCCTGCGCGCGGCTGGGGCCGACATCGTGGTGGAGTGTGGCAACATCGCCGAACCCGACACGGCGGACCGGCTGGTGAGTGCGGCGACCGCTACCGGGCTTCCGCTGCGCGGTGTGCTGCACTCGGCGGCGGTGGTCGAGGATGCCACGCTGACCAACATCACCGATGAGCTCATCGATCGCGACTGGTCGCCCAAGGTGTTCGGATCCTGGAACCTACACCGCGCCACCCTCGGTCAGCCGCTGGACTGGTTCTGCTTGTTCTCCTCGGGAGCGGCATTGCTCGGCTCGCCGGGTCAGGGCGCCTACGCGGCGGCCAACAGCTGGGTCGACGTCTTCGCGCACTGGCGCCGCGCCCAGGGCCTGCCGGTCAGCGCGATTGCGTGGGGTGCGTGGGGCGAGGTCGGCCGCGCCACGTTCTTGGCCGAGGGGGGCGAAATCATGATCACCCCGGAGGAAGGTGCGTATGCCTTCGAGACGCTCGTGCGCCACGACCGCGCCTACAGCGGTTACATTCCGATCCTCGGGGCGCCATGGCTGGCCGACCTTGTCCGACGCAGCCCGTGGGGTGAAATGTTCGCATCCACTGGGCAGCGGTCAAGGGGCCCAAGCAAATTCCGCATGGAGCTCCTTTCGCTGCCGCAAGATGAATGGGCCGGCCGGCTACGGCGTCTGCTGGTTGAGCAGGCCAGTGTGATCCTGCGTCGCACGATCGACGCTGACCGCTCATTCATCGAGTACGGCCTGGATTCGCTGGGCATGCTCGAGATGCGTACCCACGTTGAAACCGAGACCGGGATACGCCTGACCCCCAAGGTCATCGCCACAAACAACACCGCCCGCGCTTTGGCCCAGTACTTGGCGGACACGCTGGCCGAGGAGCAGGCGGCGGCACCGGCGGCATCATAG
- the fadD28 gene encoding long-chain-fatty-acid--AMP ligase FadD28 (fatty-acid-AMP synthetase), with translation MSVRSLPAALRACARLQPHDPAFTFMDYEQDWDGVAITLTWSQLYRRTLNVAQELSRCGSTGDRVVISAPQGLEYVVAFLGALQAGRIAVPLSVPQGGVTDERSDSVLSDSSPVAILTTSSAVDDVVQHVARRPGESPPSIIEVDLLDLDAPNGYTFKEDEYPSTAYLQYTSGSTRTPAGVVMSHQNVRVNFEQLMSGYFADTDGIPPPNSALVSWLPFYHDMGLVIGICAPILGGYPAVLTSPVSFLQRPARWMHLMASDFHAFSAAPNFAFELAARRTTDDDMAGRDLGNILTILSGSERVQAATIKRFADRFARFNLQERVIRPSYGLAEATVYVATSKPGQPPETVDFDTESLSAGHAKPCAGGGATSLISYMLPRSPIVRIVDSDTCIECPDGTVGEIWVHGDNVANGYWQKPDESERTFGGKIVTPSPGTPEGPWLRTGDSGFVTDGKMFIIGRIKDLLIVYGRNHSPDDIEATIQEITRGRCAAISVPGDRSTEKLVAIIELKKRGDSDQDAMARLGAIKREVTSALSSSHGLSVADLVLVAPGSIPITTSGKVRRGACVEQYRQDQFARLDA, from the coding sequence ATGAGTGTGCGTTCCCTTCCCGCTGCGTTGCGCGCGTGTGCGCGTCTGCAACCCCATGACCCGGCCTTCACGTTTATGGATTACGAACAGGACTGGGACGGCGTTGCGATAACCCTGACGTGGTCGCAGCTGTATCGGCGAACGCTGAATGTGGCACAGGAGCTGAGCCGTTGTGGTTCCACGGGTGACCGCGTGGTGATCTCTGCTCCGCAGGGACTCGAGTACGTCGTCGCCTTTCTCGGCGCGTTGCAGGCCGGGCGCATCGCCGTGCCGCTTTCGGTTCCACAAGGCGGCGTTACCGATGAACGTTCCGATTCGGTACTGAGTGATTCGTCGCCGGTGGCCATTCTCACTACATCGTCTGCCGTGGACGACGTCGTGCAACATGTTGCGCGGCGGCCCGGGGAATCCCCGCCATCAATTATCGAAGTTGATTTGCTCGATCTGGACGCTCCGAATGGGTATACCTTCAAAGAAGACGAGTATCCATCTACCGCGTATTTGCAATACACCTCCGGGTCCACCCGCACGCCCGCTGGCGTGGTGATGTCCCATCAGAACGTTCGGGTTAATTTCGAACAGCTGATGTCTGGCTACTTTGCGGATACCGACGGGATTCCACCGCCAAATTCCGCACTCGTATCCTGGCTACCCTTCTACCACGACATGGGTTTGGTAATAGGAATTTGCGCACCAATTCTGGGTGGATACCCCGCGGTGCTCACCAGCCCGGTGTCGTTCCTGCAGCGCCCGGCCCGGTGGATGCACTTGATGGCCAGCGATTTTCACGCCTTTTCGGCAGCACCGAATTTCGCCTTTGAACTAGCGGCACGAAGAACAACCGACGACGACATGGCCGGGCGTGACCTCGGCAACATACTGACCATCCTCAGCGGTAGCGAGCGGGTACAGGCCGCGACGATCAAGCGCTTCGCCGACCGCTTTGCTCGCTTCAATCTGCAGGAGAGGGTGATCCGGCCTTCATACGGGCTCGCAGAAGCAACGGTGTACGTGGCGACGAGCAAACCGGGTCAACCACCGGAGACCGTCGACTTCGATACTGAAAGTTTATCCGCCGGCCATGCGAAGCCGTGCGCAGGCGGCGGCGCTACATCGTTGATCAGCTACATGTTGCCGCGGTCACCGATCGTGCGGATCGTCGACTCGGACACCTGCATCGAATGTCCGGACGGAACCGTCGGCGAGATCTGGGTGCACGGCGACAACGTCGCTAATGGCTATTGGCAAAAACCCGACGAGAGTGAGCGCACGTTCGGCGGAAAGATTGTCACCCCTTCGCCGGGCACACCCGAAGGTCCTTGGCTAAGAACGGGCGACTCAGGTTTCGTCACCGATGGCAAAATGTTCATCATCGGTCGGATCAAAGATCTCCTAATTGTGTACGGACGCAACCACTCCCCCGACGACATCGAGGCAACGATCCAGGAGATCACCCGCGGGCGCTGCGCGGCGATCTCGGTTCCCGGTGACCGCAGCACCGAAAAGCTGGTCGCCATTATCGAACTCAAGAAGCGTGGCGACTCAGATCAGGACGCGATGGCTAGACTGGGCGCTATTAAACGCGAAGTCACGTCGGCTTTATCGAGTTCGCACGGTCTCAGCGTCGCGGATCTGGTTCTGGTTGCGCCTGGCTCGATCCCCATTACCACCAGCGGGAAGGTCAGGAGAGGGGCGTGTGTCGAGCAATATCGACAGGATCAATTCGCCCGCTTGGATGCCTAG